tatatagaagtagaaggtcactgctcagatacacgagcggtcaccagcagacatcatagctgatctatagaggatgtggcggctctgagaagagcctttgtgttgtgtaaAATGGAGCTGAGCAGGAGCGGATTTAACCTCCGAAGCCATAGAGAGTGCGGCCCTGGCGTTTGAGCGCGTACACCACGTCCATAGCGGTGACGGTCTTCCTCTTAGCgtgctcggtgtaggtgacggcgtcacggatgacgttctccaggaaaaccttcaggacgccgcgagtctcttcatagatgagaccggagatgcgtttgacgcctcccctgcgagctagacggcggatggcaggcttggtgatgccctggatgttatcacggagcaccttcCTATGCCGCTTGGCACCGCCCTTTCcgagtccttttcctcctttaccaCGACCAGACATCCTGTAAGCTGGAGCTAAAGAGAAATACTGTACCGAGAACCGCGGGGCGCGTCTTTATATAGACCTTGGGTGGACCAGAGAGAGAACTGTTATTCATGTCACTTCCGGGGCGTTCCTCTCAGCTAATTTACATTACAAATCCCTCCCCCTCCCGTTGATTGGCTTaactcagattttgaattgcaAGCTCATTTTACAATACCGGCCGCACTTTTCCCGCTTctacttgtactttcatattaccggcattatgtccctgttccttcatattaccggcattacgtccctgctccttcatattatcggcattacgtccctgtttcttcatattacctgtattacgtccctgtttcttcaaatTACCGAAATTACGTCCCtaatccttcatataaccggcattatgcccctgttccctcatctgaaccggcattatgtgcctgatctgtaatcttaccggcattacgtcactgttccttcatattaccggcattacgtccctgttccttcatattaacggaattatgtccctgttccctcatcttaccggcattttgtccctgttccctcatcttaccggcattatgtccctgttccttcatcttaccggcattacgtccctgttcctccatattaccggaattacgtccctattccttcatattaccggcattacgtccatattaccggcattacgtccctgttccttcatattaacggcattacgtccctgttccttcatattaccggcataaggtccctgtttcttaatattatcggcattacgtccctgtttcttcatattaccggcattatgtccctgtttcttcatattacaggcattatgtccctgtcccctcatcttaccggcattatttccctgttccttcatattattgccattatgtccactgtaggagggtacagggacataatgccggtaatatgtccctattccctcatcttacaggcattatgtccctgttccttcatattaccggctttatgtccctgttccctcatattacagacattatgtccctgttccctcatattaccggcattacgtccctgtttcttcatattatcggcattacgtccctgtttcttcatattaccagcattacgtcccagttccttcatattaccagaattgcgtccctattccttcatattaccggcattatgtccctgttccttcatattacccacattatgtccctgttccttcatattacaggcattttgtccctgttccttcatattaccctcattatgtccttgtttcttcatattacaggcattatgtccctgctccttcatataaccggcattaagtccctgttccctcatcttactggcattatgtccctgttccctcaccttaccggcattatgtccctgttccctcatttgaaccggcattatgtccctgttccctcatattaccggcattacgtccctgctccttcatattatcggcattacgtccctgtttcttcaaattaccagcattacgtccctgttccttcatattaccgaaattgcatccctattccttcatattaccggcattatgtccctgttccttcatattaccagcattatgtccctgttccttcatattaccagcattatgtccctgttccctcatcttaccggcattatgtccctgttccttcatcttaccggcattacatccctgttccttcatattaccggcattacgtccctgttccttcatatttttggcattatgtccctgttccctcatcttaccggcattttgtccctgttccctcatcttaccggcattatgtccctgttccttcatcttaccggcattatgtccctgttccttcatctgaatCGGCATTATGTgcatgttccttcatcttaccggcattatgtccctgttccttcagatgacaggcattacgtccctgtttcttcatctgaaccggcattatgtgcatgttccttcattttatcggcattacgtccctgtttcttcatattataataataataatctttatttatatagcgccaacatattacgcagcactttacaatttagaggggacatgaaacaaacaatatcagacattacatagtgacaaagtccatttacaattcaaacctggggagtgaggaccctgctcgcaagagcttacaatctatgaggaaataagggagacacaaagtgtaatagtgtttgttctgtacaatggt
The nucleotide sequence above comes from Rhinoderma darwinii isolate aRhiDar2 chromosome 11, aRhiDar2.hap1, whole genome shotgun sequence. Encoded proteins:
- the LOC142663382 gene encoding histone H4, whose product is MSGRGKGGKGLGKGGAKRHRKVLRDNIQGITKPAIRRLARRGGVKRISGLIYEETRGVLKVFLENVIRDAVTYTEHAKRKTVTAMDVVYALKRQGRTLYGFGG